A region of Saccharomyces mikatae IFO 1815 strain IFO1815 genome assembly, chromosome: 12 DNA encodes the following proteins:
- the YEH1 gene encoding sterol esterase (similar to Saccharomyces cerevisiae YEH1 (YLL012W) and YEH2 (YLR020C); ancestral locus Anc_5.200), translated as MGVSTVLKRARNLLATFIVCCFMAVVLVLALVRHFINEHRDTRSSSTQIEVNDESKRNVHHDHVLTKTNAYSTPFLDLEHDKKNGIVYDHTRTVIRKKNREEGPSSLHKNLFHKFLTKLIFRFIEKEKVAGSVRQGKFNNSNNEIANHEPIFEKIPVHSDDPLQNLVLSEDLALVPNLNYYFNQYNIQIEEFRLETEDGFVIDLWHLIPKYSTTDSDEKKKPPILMLHGLLQSSGSFASNGRKSLAYFLYQSGYDIWLGNNRCGFRPEWNDAKLPTVASKWDWDLREMVKYDLTLLIDTVLSKTQFEKLTLISHSQGTTQGFMGLVNEDKFFPPGSGSKESFFTSKIANYIALAPAVYPGPLLNEKLFVNLMTKEIDNPWFFGETSFFEIMMIVRNLCVGESLFSFVCYTIFNYLFDWNDTLWDTALRDRHFLFSPVHVSVKLMQWWLSPDPNKISFKFGSHKMFPDNVKWFSDASKAPNIYLFVPKQDRLVDGERLINHFVNVESNVNYKIWYIDEYAHIDVLWAHDVIERIGKPILQNLNNYYSKKPSSAFESDCSDTEVETELEMVNEKA; from the coding sequence ATGGGTGTCTCCACGGTTTTGAAAAGGGCTAGGAATTTACTAGCGACGTTCATAGTATGCTGTTTCATGGCAGTGGTGCTTGTTCTGGCGCTGGTACGtcatttcatcaatgaGCACAGAGACACTAGAAGCTCATCGACCCAAATCGAGGTTAACGACGAGagtaaaagaaatgtaCACCATGATCACGTTCTTACAAAGACTAATGCTTACTCGACGCCATTCCTCGATTTGGAAcatgacaaaaaaaacggCATCGTCTACGATCATACGAGGACGGTGATCCGCAAAAAGAATCGCGAGGAGGGGCCTTCGTCCCTGCATAAGAATCTTTTTCACAAATTTTTGACAAAGCTCATTTTCAGGTTCATCGAGAAGGAAAAGGTTGCCGGAAGTGTGAGGCAGGGAAAGTTCAATAACAGTAATAATGAGATTGCCAATCATGaaccaatttttgaaaaaattccagTTCATTCGGACGATCCGCTACAGAATCTGGTTTTGTCGGAGGATTTGGCTTTAGTTCCCAATCTCAATTACTATTTCAACCAGTACAATATCCAAATAGAGGAGTTTCGATTAGAGACTGAAGACGGATTTGTTATAGATTTGTGGCATTTGATACCAAAATACAGCACGACAGATTCTGACgagaagaagaagccaCCAATTTTGATGTTACATGGTCTTTTGCAAAGTAGTGGCTCGTTTGCATCCAATGGTAGAAAATCCCTGGCATATTTTCTGTATCAGTCCGGTTACGACATATGGTTAGGAAATAACAGATGTGGGTTTAGGCCTGAATGGAACGATGCGAAACTACCAACGGTAGCTTCTAAGTGGGACTGGGATCTTCGCGAAATGGTTAAGTATGATCTAACTTTACTAATTGATACTGTCTTATCTAAGACGCAGTTCGAAAAACTTACTTTGATCTCGCATTCTCAGGGTACTACGCAGGGTTTTATGGGCCTGGTCAATGAAGACAAGTTTTTCCCTCCCGGTTCAGGATCCAAGGAATCATTCTTTACCTCTAAGATCGCCAACTATATTGCTTTGGCCCCTGCAGTGTATCCAGGTCCCTTACTAAACGAGAAACTGTTTGTCAATCTCATGACAAAGGAAATCGACAATCCCTGGTTCTTTGGTGAAACAAGTTTTTTcgaaataatgatgatcGTAAGAAATCTATGTGTTGGTGAGAGtttgttttcctttgtcTGTTACACTATCTTCAACTACCTGTTTGATTGGAACGATACCCTCTGGGATACCGCATTAAGGGATCGCCATTTCCTATTTTCCCCAGTTCATGTTTCAGTGAAATTAATGCAATGGTGGCTGTCGCCCGACCCTAACAAAATAAGTTTTAAGTTCGGTTCCCATAAGATGTTTCCTGATAACGTTAAATGGTTTTCAGACGCATCGAAAGCTCCAAACATCTACTTGTTTGTTCCGAAGCAAGATAGATTGGTGGATGGTGAAAGATTAATCAATCATTTCGTTAACGTAGAGTCAAATGTCAACTACAAGATCTGGTACATCGATGAGTATGCTCACATCGATGTTCTATGGGCACATGACGTCATAGAAAGAATTGGGAAACCAATTTTACAGAATTTGAATAACTATTACTCCAAGAAGCCATCTAGTGCGTTTGAAAGTGATTGTTCCGATACAGAGGTGGAAACAGAGTTGGAGATGGTTAATGAGAAGGCTTGA
- the SOF1 gene encoding rRNA-processing protein SOF1 (similar to Saccharomyces cerevisiae SOF1 (YLL011W); ancestral locus Anc_5.201), with product MKIKTIRRSADDYVPVKSTQESQMPRNLNPELHPFERAREYTKALNATKLERMFAKPFVGQLGYGHRDGVYAIAKNYGSLNKLATGSADGVIKYWNMSTREEFVSFKAHYGLITGLCVTQPRFHDKKPDLKNQNFMLSCSDDKTVKLWSINVDDFSNKSSSDNDSVTNEEGLVRTFDGESAFQGIDSHRENSTFATGGAKIHLWDVNRLKPVSNLSWGADNITSVKFNQSETDILASTGSDNSIVLYDLRTNSPTQKIVQTMRTNAICWNPMEAFNFVTANEDHNAYYYDMRNLSRSLNVFKDHVSAVMDVDFSPTGDEIVTGSYDKSIRIYKTNHGHSREIYHTKRMQHVFQVKYSMDAKYIISGSDDGNVRLWRSKAWERSNVKTTREKNKLEYDEKLKERFRHMPEIKRISRHRHVPQVIKKAQEIKNIELNSIKRREANERRTRKDMPFISERKKQIVGTVHKYDDSGRDRKRRKEDDNRDVREE from the coding sequence atgaagattaAAACTATTAGGAGAAGTGCTGATGACTATGTCCCTGTTAAAAGTACTCAGGAATCACAAATGCCCAGGAATCTGAACCCTGAATTGCATCCTTTTGAAAGAGCACGTGAATATACCAAAGCTTTGAACGCTACCAAATTGGAAAGAATGTTCGCTAAACCTTTTGTGGGACAATTAGGATATGGTCATAGAGATGGTGTTTATGCTATTGCCAAGAATTACGGTAGTTTAAATAAACTGGCCACAGGTTCCGCAGATGGTGTAATTAAATACTGGAACATGTCGACGAGAGAAGAGTTTGTCTCCTTTAAGGCTCACTATGGGCTCATTACTGGTCTTTGTGTTACACAGCCTCGTTTTCATGACAAAAAACCAGATTTAAAGAATCAAAACTTTATGTTATCTTGCAGTGATGACAAAACCGTTAAACTATGGTCGATAAACGTTGATGACTTTTCCAATAAAAGCTCCAGTGATAATGATTCAGTTACTAACGAGGAGGGCTTGGTCCGTACTTTTGACGGGGAATCCGCATTCCAAGGTATCGACTCACACAGAGAAAATTCCACGTTTGCCACAGGTGGAGCCAAGATTCATCTATGGGATGTTAATAGATTGAAGCCGGTTTCTAACCTTTCATGGGGAGCAGATAACATCACTAGTGTTAAATTCAACCAAAGTGAAACCGACATCTTGGCCAGTACTGGTAGTGATAATTCAATTGTTCTTTATGATCTGAGAACAAACTCTCCGACACAGAAGATTGTCCAAACAATGAGGACGAATGCTATTTGTTGGAATCCAATGGAGGCTTTTAATTTTGTGACTGCCAATGAAGATCATAATGCCTATTATTATGATATGAGAAATCTATCGCGTTCATTAAATGTATTTAAGGATCACGTCAGCGCAGTAATGGATGTTGATTTTTCTCCTACGGGGGATGAGATTGTTACTGGTTCATATGACAAGAGTATtagaatatataaaacaaatcATGGACATTCAAGAGAAATCTATCATACGAAGAGAATGCAGCATGTCTTCCAGGTTAAGTATTCCATGGATGCCAAGTATATTATCAGTGGATCTGATGATGGGAATGTTAGATTGTGGAGAAGCAAAGCTTGGGAAAGGTCAAATGTTAAAACTACCCGTGAGAAAAATAAGTTAGAATATGACgaaaaattgaaggaaAGATTTAGACATATGCcagaaatcaaaagaatcaGCAGACATAGACACGTGCCACAAGTCATCAAAAAGGCTCAAGAGattaaaaatattgagTTGAATTCtataaagagaagagaagcGAACGAAAGACGTACCAGAAAGGACATGCCATTCATTtctgaaagaaagaaacaaatcgTTGGCACCGTCCACAAATATGATGATTCAGGAAGGgacagaaaaagaagaaaggaagACGACAACCGGGATGTTCGAGAAGAGTAA
- the PSR1 gene encoding phosphatase (similar to Saccharomyces cerevisiae PSR1 (YLL010C) and PSR2 (YLR019W); ancestral locus Anc_5.202), with the protein MGFISSILCCSSETNQSNSNSAYRQQQSSSLSKNRSVKHSNTKSRTHNARQANSPPSKTNSAATFSSTERSTGKSGISTNDNEKKKPASPTTVAATNTTNNMSKGDKKISKDDLYEEKYEVDEDEELDDEDNRHSGRIVQEKGVVVKESPEQQKQRQLQQPPPPQQQEYTVRVSSDHLIQDMNLSRVSSSPQASETSNDADEDADDEDDEDEEYIDLTLLQQGQYHAPGYKTLLPPQDENTKGKKCLILDLDETLVHSSFKYLRSADFVLPVEIDDQVHNVYVIKRPGVEEFLERVGKLFEVVVFTASVSRYGDPLLDILDADKVIHHRLFREACYNYEGNYIKNLSQIGRPLSDIIILDNSPASYIFHPQHAIPISSWFSDTHDNELLDIIPLLEDLSVKTSLDVGKILDVTI; encoded by the coding sequence ATGGGTTtcatatcatcaatattgtGCTGTTCTTCCGAGACAAATCAATCCAACTCCAATTCTGCTTATCGGCAACAACAATCCAGCTCTCTCAGCAAGAACAGAAGCGTTAAACATTCAAACACGAAAAGTCGAACCCATAATGCGCGACAGGCAAATTCTCCCCCTTCCAAGACGAATTCAGCTGCCACTTTCAGTTCCACTGAAAGATCCACCGGTAAATCAGGGATTAGCACGAACgataatgagaaaaagaaaccaGCTTCGCCGACCACAGTGGCCGCTACTAATACTACTAATAATATGTCGAAAGGGGACAAAAAGATCAGTAAAGATGATCTCTACGAGGAAAAATACGAGGttgatgaggatgaggagcttgatgatgaagataacCGTCACAGTGGTAGAATCGTACAGGAAAAGGGAGTTGTCGTGAAAGAATCTCCGGAACAGCAAAAACAGCGACAACTACAACAGCCGCCGCCGCCACAACAGCAAGAGTACACTGTGCGAGTATCGTCTGACCACCTTATCCAAGATATGAATTTAAGTAGGGTAAGCAGCAGTCCCCAAGCCAGTGAGACTTCCAATGATGCTGATGAAGATGCTGATGACGAAGACGACGAAGACGAAGAATATATCGACCTAACGCTTTTGCAACAGGGCCAATATCACGCTCCAGGCTACAAAACCTTGCTCCCCCCGCAAGATGAAAATacaaagggaaaaaaatgcttgaTACTGGATCTCGATGAAACTTTAGTacattcttctttcaaatatttaCGATCTGCAGATTTCGTTCTACCTGTGGAGATAGATGACCAAGTACATAACGTTTATGTTATTAAAAGACCAGGTGTGGAAGAATTCTTGGAAAGAGTGGGGAAGTTATTCGAAGTTGTGGTCTTTACTGCTAGTGTCTCTCGGTACGGTGATCCATTGCTAGATATACTAGACGCGGATAAGGTTATTCATCACAGGCTATTCAGAGAGGCTTGCTATAACTATGAAGGAAATTATATAAAGAATTTATCCCAGATCGGAAGACCTCTGTCAGATATTATAATTCTCGATAACTCTCCAGCATCTTACATTTTTCATCCTCAACATGCAATACCGATTTCTTCCTGGTTCTCAGATACTCATGATAACGAATTATTAGATATTATTCCACTTTTAGAAGACCTTTCTGTGAAAACATCACTCGATGTAGGCAAAATTTTGGATGTAACAATATAA
- the COX17 gene encoding copper metallochaperone COX17 (similar to Saccharomyces cerevisiae COX17 (YLL009C); ancestral locus Anc_5.205), whose protein sequence is MAETDKKQEQENHADGEDKPKPCCVCKPEKEERDTCILFNGQDSEKCKEFIEKYKECMKGYGFEVPSAN, encoded by the coding sequence atggCTGAGACTGACaagaaacaagaacaagaaaatcacGCGGATGGTGAGGACAAGCCCAAGCCATGTTGCGTCTGTAAACCAGAAAAGGAGGAGCGGGATACATGCATCCTGTTTAATGGGCAAGACTCTGAAAAGTGCAAAGAGTTCATCGAGAAATATAAGGAATGCATGAAGGGCTATGGTTTCGAAGTGCCAAGTGCGAATTAG